A genomic segment from Chanos chanos chromosome 2, fChaCha1.1, whole genome shotgun sequence encodes:
- the sdhaf2 gene encoding succinate dehydrogenase assembly factor 2, mitochondrial has protein sequence MLSATIARKLVASVCRASLRPAAVGTVTTRGYRGDAPEPQMIEIPLPPWQEKTNEPIDIKRRRLLYESRKRGMLENCILLSLFAKQYLNTMTEVQLQQYDRLINEPSNDWDIYYWATETQPTPDVYKGEVMDMLKEFTKNREHEQRLDAPNLEYLDKSSQ, from the exons ATGCTGTCGGCTACAATTGCGAGAAAG TTGGTTGCCAGTGTTTGCCGTGCATCTTTGCGGCCAGCGGCTGTGGGTACTGTGACAACACGTGGCTACCGTGGTGATGCACCAGAGCCACAGATGATTGAGATTCCCCTTCCACCATggcaggaaaaaacaaatgagcCTATTGATATTAAGAGGCGACGACTGCTTTATGAGAGCCGCAAGAGAGGCATGCTGGAGAACTGTATCCTGCTCAG ccTTTTTGCCAAACAGTACCTGAACACGATGACAGAGGTCCAACTGCAGCAGTATGATCGATTGATCAATGAGCCCAGCAATGACTGGGATATCTACTACTGGGCAACAG AGACACAGCCAACACCTGATGTGTACAAGGGGGAGGTAATGGACATGCTGAAGGAGTTCACCAAGAACAGGGAGCATGAGCAGCGACTTGACGCACCTAACTTGGAGTACCTTGACAAGAGCAGCCAATGA
- the polr2l gene encoding DNA-directed RNA polymerases I, II, and III subunit RPABC5, whose amino-acid sequence MIIPVRCFTCGKIVGNKWEAYLGLLQAEYTEGDALDALGLKRYCCRRMLLSHVDLIEKLLNYAPLEK is encoded by the exons ATGATTATCCCAGTGCGGTGCTTCACATGTGGCAAAATTGTCGGTAACAAGTGGGAGGCGTACCTAGGTTTGCTTCAGGCGGAGTACACTGAAGG AGATGCGCTGGACGCCCTGGGTTTAAAGAGATACTGCTGTCGCAGGATGCTGCTTTCACACGTTGATCTCATTGAGAAGCTACTGAACTACGCACCCCTGGAGAAATGA
- the LOC115830314 gene encoding cleavage and polyadenylation specificity factor subunit 7-like codes for MAVAPAADSGTTEHIDIYDDVFNQCSGEVGDFLGTAEPDDLYDDVLTGSVDRDRLLAGDMPLKDKDQLKNDNKPAVLYTYRGGVGGKTKRLAVYVGNFSWWTSDKDILNITRTLGVKDIVEIKFAENRANGQSRGFAEVVVSTEESLQKLLETMPQCQINGERMDCRFATRQNLAVFEAQAKKRIPQRSNSKNELSGFADGHAAVSSPTKPPPPAPLMLSPPAQTNKLPSLLPPFFSQPPLFPPPPPPLPPPPMLPLYPPPPPSIPSHQLHTPNLHLNPAFFSPPQESCSSSSTVYSRHSRESEVSTPPLSEGEYEELINRNRTIASSAITKAISGATAGDVSMAIETLLTAIAVIKQSRVYSDSCCRSLVSSLKDCLFSIESKSYGSRKRHRSRDRERDRDRDRGGSASRRHRERSASADKDREWDRVRERHREHRERHR; via the exons ATGGCTGTTGCTCCGGCAGCCGATAGCGGGACCACAGAGCACATCGACATCTACGACGACGTCTTCAATCAGTGCAGTGGGGAG GTGGGGGACTTTCTCGGTACAGCTGAGCCAGATGATCTATATGACGATGTGTTGACTGGTTCCGTGGATCGTGACAGACTGTTGGCAGGCGACATGCCACTGAAGGACAAGGATCAGCTGAAAAATGACAACAAGCCAGCAGTACTGTACACATACAGAGGAGGGGTGGGAGGGAAAACCAAGCGGTTGGCAGTCTACGTGGGCAACTTCTCTTGG TGGACCTCAGACAAAGACATTCTTAACATAACACGTACCCTGGGGGTGAAAGATATTGTGGAAATTAAGTTTGCTGAGAACAGAGCAAATGGCCAGTCCAGGGG CTTTGCTGAGGTTGTGGTGTCCACAGAGGAATCTTTGCAGAAGTTACTGGAGACAATGCCACAATGTCAGATAAATGGAGAACGTATGGACTGTCGATTTGCTACTCGCCAGAACCTTGCAGTGTTTGAAGCACAGGCAAAAAAAC GTATTCCTCAGCGTTCTAATTCAAAGAACGAGTTGTCAGGTTTTGCAGACGGACATGCTGCAGTCTCATCCCCTACAAAGccccctcctcctgctcctcttatgctctctccccctgcccaaacaaacaaactgccgtctctccttcctcctttcTTCAGCCagccccctctctttcccccaccTCCGCCCCCTCTTCCACCTCCCCCTATGCTACCTCTTtatcctccacctcctccaagCATCCCCAGCCACCAACTGCACACTCCCAACCTTCACCTCAACCCTGCCTTCTTTTCCCCACCACAAGAGAGCTGTAGTAGCAGCAGCACAGTTTATAGTAGGCACAG CAGGGAGAGCGAAGTCTCTACGCCGCCACTGTCCGAGGGCGAGTATGAGGAGCTGATAAACAGGAATAGGACCATCGCCAGCAGCGCCATCACTAAAGCCATTTCAGGAGCCACTGCAG GTGACGTCTCCATGGCCATAGAGACCCTTCTCACAGCTATTGCGGTCATCAAACAGTCCCGTGTGTACAGTGACAGCTGCTGTCGGAGCCTGGTTTCCTCCCTCAAAGACTGCCTCTTTTCCATTGAGAGCAAGTCCTATGGCTCCAG AAAACGGCATCGCTCCCGTGACAGAGAGCGAGATCGGGACAGAGACCGGGGGGGCAGTGCGTCACGTCGACATCGAGAGCGCTCAGCCAGCGCggataaagacagagagtgggacCGGGTGCGAGAACGGCACAGAGAACACCGTGAACGGCACCGTTAG